Sequence from the Seriola aureovittata isolate HTS-2021-v1 ecotype China chromosome 6, ASM2101889v1, whole genome shotgun sequence genome:
TCTGAAGGTTCCTCACAAATAGCCTTCCAGGAACATTCAGGGACAGTCGCTAAAGGTTATTTATGAAATCCCGTCATCGAACGTTCAACCAACCAcatattttgacaaaaatgaacGTTCTCGAGACTTTTAGAAAACTTTCCTGAATGACCTTCTCGCACCTTAGTGAACGTTCACGGAACGTTCCCGGAACCGAACATTGTTAGCTGGGAATTGCAATTCATAGGGGACATCTTCATTTTAATGGCACAATGTCATGTTTTCTCGCTTGAGAGTACGTTACACTTTATCACGATTGCGCTTCTGGGTGGGCACCTAAGATTACAGTATTATGGCATGGATTTAGCGGTTGCTAATGTTACTGCAGCGCCCTCGACGGTTCGAGCTCAGTAAGGCACAGGAAGCAGTTTCCAGTTTGACGTAACGAGAATTTCAAAGATGGCGGCGTTGGTCGGTGAGTGATGTTTTGACTAAAATGACATGgttttaataaacattattGTATTTTCAGACTTATAATAACCGTGACATTTAAAGATGCGGCACTTAAAACTGCAACACCGAATGTTTTGACTGTGTCGGCAGTTGGATTTGGAACGTTTAGTGAATGCGCACGCTGACCTTGCTCTGTCTGCGTTAGCATGGCGGCTAACCTGTTAGCTAACATGAACTAACATTGGTGAACATATGTAACGACACATGCTATCTTTTAACTATCCAGAGTCTCTTTCACTTAACCTTTTATCTACGTTGTTGGCGAACTACCATGCCAGACGTGTCGTTAGCTCCAGTGTGTATCATCAGCTATGTACAACTCGTCATACCAAACTCCCCATTTAAACTCTGCCATTTTGGGGTGTCACCTGTATTTTCAAACATTATGCCCCCTGAAGTATTATTTAAGGGCTCTTAGAAATAACGAAGTGCTACTGTACAATTCGGCATGTATTAAACACATCAAGCACCACTCAATACAGTAATAAATGTGTCCATATCCATATGTGTCTAGTTTGAGTCCAGTGTATAAAATAGTGGAATAGGGAGTATCGTGCAATCTTTTTGTCCACCAGGAATTTGTCTGCATTGCTGATTAGCAAAGTAAGCTTTTATGTCACTCCTGAATCCACAAGGTGACTGCTTGGGCAATACAACAGTTAACACATCTGAAAAACTCACGGTATGTCGTTGTTGTTATAcgttttcatcagttttttttaaaaaatgtttttatttcgcAGCGCCCCGCCTGGCCATGTTTGGCTCTTTTTCAACAAGGTAAGAACCTTCTAATCCTGCTCCATGTTTCGAAACTTAATTTAATCCAGCTCTGTCCTGCAACTACCACAGTATCATGATCCTTCACAAGGGTTGGGTTTGCTTTTCATACTTACATTAATACTGCTTACGTTCCGCCATTTATAAAGCATAACTGATTAAATTTACACTGAGTAGACAGAAAATTTATGGTGGAATATTGATCCTAATTATAGTAGGCCAATTAACATCAATAAGATCATAAAGTTCTTTCAACACATGTCAACATGTCTCCAACCTTTCCGATTTTTATTTAGTACACGTTTTTTCAATTTATCAGTTACTCTGTTGATGTCAGACGATATCCCAATGAAGAAAATTGCAAGATAAAAGGATCCtcacttaaaaacatttttagttcTTGGCAGCAGGAGCGCTCAGCTTGCCTGCTGTTCAGACAAACAGTCAAGTTAATCCTTTAAAGCATCATCAAGTTTAGGAGGCTCAGACAAAATCAACATCCTCCACAATGaaatctgtccatctgtccttCACACATAATATATTGCGATATTAAATTTCACATCTCTATATTACAATGTTGCCCTCTTGTGGAACTGAGAGTCTTTTAGTGCCTTTCTTTCACTGGTTTTTTTGAAATATGAATATGCTATGATAGAGATTTCAATTTCTTTCTTGCCATCATCTGATTTTATTATTAGTCTTATGTCTCCCTCTGACCCGCTCTCCCTCCTACAGGcctatttcagtttttgttgttcaaCGGAAGAGTCTGCACAGCAGTGCTAAAAGCGAGAATACCAGCAATAGGTGGGTTTACCAAAAATACCCTGGTGTAAATATCAGAATGAGGAACAGACACCCTGTAAACACTTTGCACATGGTAAAGCTCCTTCCCCTCCTTCTGTTGCAGTGTGGTTCCAGTCAGAAAGAAGAGCACGGCAGTGGCAGCAGCCAAGCCAGCATCTGTAGCCAGCAGCAAGGGGGAGTATGTTATCACCAAGCTGGACGACCTGGTTAACTGGGCACGCAGGGTGAGTTGATGAGTGGCTGTTGGCTGTGTTAACATCCAGCATGTGTAgagtaaattaaatgaatgtctACATCCTTATTTGTCCACTGTTTAGAGATGTATGATGTGACTCTAGCATGCTGTGTGTGACCGTTTGGTGTTGTTCTGCCACTGCTTCATCTTTTCGTGAAGGTCCTTGTATAGTATCTGAACTTTTTAACTGCTCAGTTCCTTCGATTTTACACTGTTCACCAGAAACTGAAGACGAATTGTTCttatatttgttgtttgctggtgtagtttgattattatttacaccGGCAGTTAAGGCAATAATAGTAAAGGCAGCTACACACTTGAATCATTGTGTAGCAAACATCACTAAACAGACAGTTATCATCGAAGTCTAAcagtgatacatttttttttattgttttcaaggCAACAGCAGGCAAAAACAGGCCAGGGTTGTTGTCTGAATGATCATTAGTCACAATCACACTCACAGCACAGCTGCATGTCATGGAAACAAGGAAAGTCTCACATCTCTCATCAACACTGATTATTTACTGCTGGGCTATTGTATCTAAAGGTGTTATTTTGCCCAATCTTTCCAGGcaaaaaatctaaaaagaaaaatattcatagtCTGACAAAtatcaagagagagagaataacgTCAATATATATTAACATTACCTCttaaagtgaaatttaaaagTGATGTCTCTTGTCTACATGTGCTTCCTGCCAGCCTTGAACTGGTTGAACAGTGACTTGAAGAAAGTAACGTGTGTTTTCTGCATAGCACCATAAGTTACTGCGTCTCTGTGTTTACTCTAcctgtgtttttttggtttatcACTGCTGTACTTCCTCATCAGAGCTCTCTGTGGCCTATGACCTTTGGGCTGGCATGCTGCGCCGTGGAGATGATGCACATGGCGGCGCCCCGTTACGACATGGACCGTTTCGGAGTTGTGTTCAGAGCAAGTCCCCGACAGGCTGATGTCATGATCGTGGCAGGAACGCTGACCAATAAGATGGCTCCAGCTCTGCGTaaggtgagaggagggaaagagtgGGATGTAACAGCAGCAAGGTTAGCTGCTCCAAATAACACTGCTGCATCAAGTTTGATTCAGGTTTGTGGAATGGAGGAAAAACTGGGGTTTCTGCACCGCTCAAGGACATTGTCAGGTCCAAGTGCTCTCTTCAGACGTTTCTGTCTGGGAGCGCTGAGAACAGTATAGCTGTGTAAACGCTGGCTGGATTATGACCAGCCTGTCGATGGATTGGTAGACTGGCATGAAGTCTTCCTCCAGCTGAAAGGACAGATTAGTTCTTAGTCAGACCTTTATATAATAGCGGCTAaactcctccttctctccaaCAGGTGTACGACCAGATGCCTGAGCCCAGATACGTCATTTCCATGGGAAGGTAAGTTACCTCCTGAAGAGATTTATATTACTGGCAGGGGCCGCCTCCTCACCTGCCAGTTGTCTTGATGAACTGTAGGCTCTCCTGCTTTCATAAAGTCTCCACAGCTGATCAAATAGTTACATTAACTCTGTTCAACTAAAATGCTGGACCGTACACTGTCATATTCACCCAGTCATTGTGTCTTTTATTCTGGTCACAGTTTGCTGTCAACTTTTTTGCACTTTTATAGCTGTCTAATTCCTAATAAATGGGTTCAGGGTTAGGGTCTAAACCTTTAAAGTAAGCAATTTGATAACTTATGAAGTGTCCTCGTGAACTTCCTCTTCCAGCTGTGCTAATGGAGGAGGCTACTACCACTACTCCTACGCTGTTGTCAGAGGCTGCGACCGAATCGTACCAGTGGACATTTATGTTCCAGGTAAACTTGAGTGTGCAATGTGGAAATGagcaaaactaaaataattcgCTATAAATGGCAATGAAAAATACTGTCGGGACATCTCAAATATATACTATattgccaaaagtatgtggacagtcTAGTGGCTCTCAACTTCGTGAGAACAGTTTGGGGAAGACCCTTTTCCTGCTTCAACTTCGCAATTCCCCCAATTTGGTGTGGAAGAGCGTGCGTGGCCTGCACAGAGCCATGACCTCAACAACATCCAACAACATTGGGATGGAATAAAATGTCTACTCAGTCATGTTATGAGTGAGTCAAGCCTTATTGCCTAACATCAGTGTTGGAtctcactaatgctcttgtggGTAAAAGGGAGCAGGTCTCTGCAGCCAGGttccagaagaagaagaggaggctgtTATAGCAGCAGAATAAAGcctgttattttttaaaagcgATATTTAATCATCGCAAAAGGAGCATATTTaagtgtccacatacttttgtctATGTTGGTCCTGTCCTAAATAGTTTGTCAACAGTTTGATTACAGCTATATTCCAGTGCTCATGGTAGCCATAGCTCTGGTCTGAAATTAAGGTTCATGTTTAGGTAAAGAAGCAGTTGTACATGTGACAGTTAGAGACAGTATTTATTGTAACATTAGTAATTTACAACTATCAGTAGATGTGCTGGTTGTTTATTGTATTGTCTGTAGAAGTGGCTGTAATGAAGCAGTAGTAGATTTAATAGCAGTATTAGCCCAAATACTTGCATTATTAATGAATAGCCGACTGGTGGTAATAGTAGTGCCACAAGTACTTTCTGGATCATGTTGCTGTCCTGCTGTCAGTATTACTACAAATGCAGCAGCCACCAGTTCAGTCCAGTCATTATTTAACAGTGTCTCACagactgattaaaaacaatgtgtGATATAAGAAGCCAAATACAGTGGAAACCACTTATAGTGATCGTGCCTGTCCAGGTCAAACTGATCACTATAAGTGGATGATTATTAtaaccatttttttctttatcccaAGCTGTTTGATTACTATAAGTTGTTTCCTCTGTATAAAATGGATGGATTATACAGTTTATAAATGGACTGCCAGAGAATTATGCTATAGTGAGACTGAACTTGTGGGCAAGCTTCTGTAGGTTAAAATCTTTTCCAAACAatatattcttattttatttatatctatCCTCAGGTTGTCCCCCGACAGCAGAGGCTCTCCTCTATGGGACTCTACAGCTGCAGAAGAAAATCAAACGtgaaaagaagatgaagatcTGGTATCGGAAGTGAATGTGTAATATGTATGCGTGTATCTGGTATGTAAATGTTGTATTTCTGGTTTCATTTGGAGCACCGCTCCTCATCCATGTAGAGCTGCAAGAACTTACTTCAATAAAATCATTGCCGTAATTTAGTTAAGTGGCACTTATTTTCAACCAAAGCACAGCAGCTGGCACTCAGTGCAGCGTCGCTGCTTCTGTAGATCAA
This genomic interval carries:
- the ndufs7 gene encoding NADH dehydrogenase [ubiquinone] iron-sulfur protein 7, mitochondrial, with the translated sequence MAALVAPRLAMFGSFSTRPISVFVVQRKSLHSSAKSENTSNSVVPVRKKSTAVAAAKPASVASSKGEYVITKLDDLVNWARRSSLWPMTFGLACCAVEMMHMAAPRYDMDRFGVVFRASPRQADVMIVAGTLTNKMAPALRKVYDQMPEPRYVISMGSCANGGGYYHYSYAVVRGCDRIVPVDIYVPGCPPTAEALLYGTLQLQKKIKREKKMKIWYRK